In Arthrobacter citreus, a single genomic region encodes these proteins:
- a CDS encoding amidohydrolase — MSDLFTLLDSYYPEMVSTRRYLHENPELSFKEFETAKFIQNFYKQLNIPFKSNVGGNGIVATIHGRSPGKTIALRADFDALPIQDEKNVPYSSKAPGVMHACGHDGHTATLLYLAKALHEKKDSWDGTVVLLHQHAEEYAPGGAISMIADGCLDGVDEVYGTHIWAIEELGTIGYRKGPIMAAADRFSITIQGQGGHGAEPHRTKDSIVIASQLVMALQQVVSRESNPIDTVVLSIGSFEAKNAFNVIANRATLVGTVRTFKKETQEKVKEQMARIIKGICLANDVTYEFQYDDGYPPVVNHEKETDLLVTVADKIEEVTILKEMDPKMGGEDFAYYLQKVPGTFFFTGAKPPHVTEAYPHHHPKFDFDEKAMLIAAKTLGSVTLASLKQSQKLVEQN; from the coding sequence ATGTCAGATTTATTTACATTATTAGATTCATATTATCCAGAAATGGTATCTACTCGTAGATATCTACATGAAAATCCCGAGCTTTCTTTTAAAGAATTTGAAACAGCTAAATTTATTCAAAACTTCTATAAACAATTAAATATTCCATTTAAATCAAATGTTGGTGGAAATGGAATTGTGGCAACAATTCATGGAAGAAGCCCTGGAAAAACAATTGCTTTACGAGCTGATTTCGACGCTTTACCTATTCAGGATGAGAAGAACGTACCTTATTCCTCAAAAGCACCTGGAGTTATGCATGCATGTGGTCACGATGGTCATACCGCTACATTATTATATTTAGCAAAAGCACTTCACGAGAAAAAAGATTCTTGGGACGGCACAGTCGTTTTACTTCATCAACATGCTGAAGAATATGCACCAGGCGGGGCAATTTCGATGATTGCTGATGGCTGTCTAGATGGTGTAGACGAGGTTTATGGAACTCATATTTGGGCTATCGAAGAATTAGGAACAATCGGTTATCGAAAAGGGCCGATCATGGCAGCAGCTGATCGTTTTTCAATTACAATCCAAGGTCAAGGCGGTCATGGTGCCGAACCCCACCGAACTAAAGATAGTATTGTAATTGCAAGCCAACTTGTAATGGCACTTCAACAAGTTGTTAGCCGTGAATCCAACCCAATTGACACTGTTGTTTTATCTATTGGTAGTTTTGAAGCAAAAAATGCTTTTAATGTAATTGCCAATCGAGCAACTTTAGTAGGAACTGTACGAACATTCAAAAAGGAAACACAAGAAAAAGTAAAAGAACAAATGGCTAGAATCATAAAAGGTATTTGTCTAGCTAATGACGTTACATACGAATTTCAGTACGATGATGGTTACCCTCCAGTAGTAAATCACGAAAAAGAAACTGATTTACTTGTTACTGTCGCTGACAAAATCGAAGAAGTAACTATCCTAAAAGAAATGGACCCTAAAATGGGTGGAGAAGATTTTGCCTACTATTTACAAAAGGTTCCAGGAACATTCTTCTTCACAGGAGCAAAGCCTCCTCACGTTACAGAAGCTTACCCTCATCACCATCCTAAATTTGATTTTGACGAAAAAGCTATGCTAATAGCAGCAAAAACACTAGGCTCTGTGACACTAGCTTCATTAAAGCAATCACAAAAATTAGTTGAACAAAATTAA
- a CDS encoding EcsC family protein translates to MDSYELRIQYELSRWKQKVMAESNIFQTSAKKVQLKIQSLLPEQIQELFTKAVKNMMVLFMGGSTVFNGSGEEYEALSLRERDLMLDKKMNEYKKISAVEGAGTGAGGLLLGLADFPLLLGIKIRFLVEAAKIYGYSPKDELERQFMLYIFQLAFSSDNHRKKVFQIIEKWEDKIDENPQVNWEQLQQEYRDHIDLAKLLQLVPVIGAPVGAYVNYQLLEQLGETAKNAYRLRYMNKKEDLF, encoded by the coding sequence ATGGATTCTTATGAACTTCGTATTCAGTATGAATTATCTAGATGGAAACAAAAAGTAATGGCCGAATCAAATATCTTCCAAACATCTGCAAAAAAAGTTCAATTAAAAATTCAATCATTATTGCCAGAGCAAATTCAAGAATTGTTTACGAAAGCCGTTAAAAACATGATGGTACTATTTATGGGTGGATCGACGGTTTTTAACGGTTCAGGCGAAGAATATGAAGCATTATCTCTTAGAGAACGAGATTTAATGCTAGATAAGAAAATGAACGAATATAAAAAGATTTCAGCAGTTGAAGGAGCAGGAACTGGAGCAGGTGGACTATTGTTAGGTCTTGCTGATTTTCCACTATTATTAGGAATAAAAATTAGGTTTTTAGTTGAGGCAGCCAAAATATATGGGTACTCACCGAAAGATGAACTTGAGCGCCAATTCATGCTTTATATTTTTCAACTTGCTTTTTCAAGTGATAATCATCGAAAGAAAGTTTTTCAAATCATCGAAAAGTGGGAAGACAAAATAGACGAAAATCCACAAGTCAATTGGGAACAATTACAACAAGAGTATCGAGATCATATCGATTTAGCTAAACTCCTACAATTGGTACCCGTAATTGGAGCACCAGTTGGAGCATATGTAAATTATCAACTACTTGAGCAATTAGGCGAAACTGCCAAAAATGCTTATCGTTTAAGGTATATGAACAAGAAGGAAGATCTTTTCTAA